One Cryptomeria japonica chromosome 9, Sugi_1.0, whole genome shotgun sequence genomic window carries:
- the LOC131046098 gene encoding uncharacterized protein LOC131046098, producing MATPREHIEEIRRKKFSIGGEENALSEDLHHAVRHLSAELYTKDVHFLMELIQNAEDNQYEPDVEPSLEFVVTSRDVTGVGAPATLLVFNNEKGFTPRNIESLCSVGRSTKKGKRQGGYIGEKGIGFKSVFLITNQPYIFSNGYKIRFNETPPSGIKIGYIVPEWIDKPSVEDLKKVYGSQCKVELPNTVIILPLRAEKVEGVKDQLAHIHPEVILFMSKIKRLSVREDVRNQNPRVNAVSVSQEIAFQNVNEGSESFSLRLSAEENGKSNGECSYYMWRQRFPVKSNNRIEERRDIANWGITLAFPREDRVTTGNRVAAGIYAFLPTEIVTGLPFIIQADFLLASSRESILWDNKWNQGILDCISSAFCEAFLSFVRSATGAARTDCFRYLPINIPSHLQLRRIREEIQAKLRTEEVILCEPENAYCMPNQARKILPGFRKILEKATEKGLEKPSALWSTGVFIIHSCLDNSSSYLDFLGVGYVPDDWYFTCIRSTPGWLMNLSEDLYVQLLCFIAEHWNRRIPSSLQQFPLFKFDNGFYGVGWASLSDMSSKGTKIYFSLGERDITWLTKWNKVLGSAPRYKFLSNATQMAMKSLSYNEQSRLREWLDRYANITELSVSSFSKQLLEEAKTSRSKEFIIHVAQFLHFSSVSGCMDSIQMLTLCKELPVVSELESIVSSCKAKLVPASMGKWHKLMGDNPWAGEGIVALSPAYMKANASGLEFMRNVLGAVDIPKLKPPDAPLPAVSSPIGEDRVVLLLEWIQYLTGVCNESLPNRFLSSIMEGKWLRTHRGYESPNKSFFYDTEWSLAGLKLNDLSFIDCSFYKRDMNEFKNALQRIGVVVEFGMGCEIVAKMVQIHTDFEVITRLYKYLHHCHWRPSSPNSLKIWIPHSGGLAGEWKDSKMCVVHDDNGLFYGRLQILERFYEDTLLPFFSSYLGVSLHPKIEEYCNLWLDWIRSNHVVTEPECCSVWRNILKHWSESPSTIKRLLRKQGLKFPAHTSSGHIQVCAPNETFIPDDLSLKELFKEASTKVKFAWHPNPSDPKIPLDLLFSMYESLGARKLSEAVEKKEASVSSDNYLHRLQAGEGLFRKGLYIIILGYLAYPSFKLSADRRHQIVRTLLESLACEAAKPFTVMYTLTIITEDGETEHITVAAQSCVRWEKDSKRILIQKSDPHNQKEKWCLATEFAEVISKGLLSEHPDLVAGLCEMLKLGCMVGFVTDVVNAMLQQKNLLIFKEDESFLSGFFPIEDPLGQYQPRRQQESARKRSGTSAGQARSPQNFGTSAGPATSAWQFSPDFIEGWEKRVQIFRQAIENMKYCTPASLKSKLVKMLFPSQSSDKGQPETSSGFHLMKVAGDACLKILTVSEVLGANESCQMVPFKLENLLGDEVLELGKRFGRGGTTQKPHVAADGVDQCDFEMLKAIAGAAALKFLRGKN from the coding sequence GAATTGGATTCAAGAGTGTTTTCTTGATTACAAATCAGCCTTATATTTTCAGCAACGGATATAAAATTCGATTCAATGAAACCCCTCCATCTGGGATCAAAATTGGGTATATAGTCCCAGAGTGGATTGACAAGCCAAGTGTTGAAGATCTAAAAAAGGTATATGGTAGCCAGTGCAAAGTGGAGCTTCCCAATACTGTTATAATTCTCCCTTTACGTGCTGAGAAGGTGGAAGGGGTGAAGGACCAGCTTGCTCACATTCATCCAGAAGTCATTTTGTTTATGTCCAAAATCAAAAGACTCTCTGTTCGTGAAGATGTCCGTAATCAAAATCCCCGAGTGAATGCAGTCTCTGTGTCCCAGGAAATAGCATTTCAGAATGTGAATGAGGGAAGTGAATCATTTAGTCTCCGTCTATCGGCAGAAGAAAATGGAAAATCGAATGGAGAATGCAGTTATTACATGTGGAGGCAACGATTTCCAGTGAAATCGAACAACCGGATAGAGGAGAGAAGAGACATTGCCAATTGGGGGATAACACTTGCTTTTCCCCGCGAAGATCGAGTTACAACAGGCAACAGGGTAGCTGCTGGTATTTATGCCTTTCTTCCCACAGAAATAGTCACTGGATTGCCCTTCATAATTCAAGCAGATTTTTTGTTGGCGTCTTCGAGGGAAAGTATTCTGTGGGACAACAAGTGGAATCAGGGGATACTTGACTGTATTTCCTCTGCATTTTGTGAAGCTTTTCTCTCTTTTGTGAGGAGTGCAACAGGAGCTGCGAGAACAGATTGCTTCAGGTACCTTCCCATTAATATTCCCTCTCATTTGCAATTAAGACGAATTAGGGAAGAAATCCAAGCTAAGCTCAGGACAGAAGAAGTCATCTTATGTGAACCTGAAAATGCCTATTGCATGCCCAATCAAGCTCGCAAAATACTACCAGGGTttagaaaaatattagaaaaagcaACCGAAAAAGGCCTGGAAAAGCCCAGTGCCCTGTGGTCTACTGGAGTATTCATAATACACTCCTGCCTTGACAACTCCTCAAGTTATCTGGATTTCTTGGGAGTGGGCTATGTGCCTGATGACTGGTACTTCACATGTATTCGAAGTACCCCTGGTTGGCTCATGAATCTCTCAGAGGATTTATATGTGCAACTCCTTTGCTTTATTGCTGAACATTGGAACAGAAGAATTCCAAGCTCTCTCCAGCAATTTCCGCTTTTTAAGTTTGACAATGGCTTCTATGGTGTGGGTTGGGCAAGTTTGTCAGATATGTCTTCCAAGGGAACCAAAATATACTTTTCCTTGGGAGAAAGAGATATTACCTGGTTGACAAAGTGGAATAAAGTGCTGGGAAGTGCTCCACGTTACAAATTCTTGTCAAATGCAACACAGATGGCCATGAAGAGTTTGAGCTATAATGAACAGTCAAGATTGCGGGAATGGCTAGATCGATATGCTAACATCACTGAACTTTCTGTTTCAAGTTTTAGTAAGCAGCTTTTGGAAGAAGcaaagacatctagaagcaaagaaTTCATAATTCATGTGGCTcagtttcttcatttttcatctgTCAGTGGCTGTATGGATTCAATACAGATGCTCACTTTGTGCAAGGAATTGCCTGTAGTTAGTGAATTGGAATCTATAGTAAGTAGCTGCAAAGCCAAACTTGTGCCTGCTTCTATGGGCAAGTGGCACAAGCTAATGGGAGACAATCCATGGGCTGGAGAAGGGATTGTTGCACTGTCACCTGCTTACATGAAAGCAAATGCCAGTGGACTTGAGTTTATGAGAAATGTGCTTGGAGCAGTGGACATTCCCAAGCTAAAACCTCCCGATGCTCCATTGCCTGCAGTTTCCTCTCCCATTGGAGAAGATCGAGTTGTTCTGCTTTTAGAGTGGATTCAATATTTGACTGGGGTCTGCAATGAGAGTCTGCCCAACAGATTCCTAAGTAGTATCATGGAAGGAAAATGGCTGAGAACCCACCGAGGGTATGAATCTCCAAATAAATCTTTCTTTTACGATACCGAATGGTCATTGGCTGGTCTAAAGTTAAATGACCTTTCTTTTATAGATTGTAGTTTCTACAAGAGGGACATGAATGAATTCAAGAATGCCCTACAGCGGATTGGGGTTGTTGTTGAGTTTGGAATGGGATGTGAAATAGTTGCCAAAATGGTCCAAATTCATACAGATTTTGAAGTCATAACAAGGCTTTACAAATATCTTCACCATTGCCATTGGCGGCCTAGTTCCCCAAACTCTCTCAAAATCTGGATTCCACACAGTGGTGGGCTTGCAGGTGAGTGGAAGGATTCAAAAATGTGCGTAGTCCATGATGACAATGGCCTCTTCTATGGCAGGCTACAAATCCTGGAAAGGTTTTATGAAGACACTCTGCTTCCCTTTTTTTCTAGCTATCTTGGTGTGTCTCTACATCCCAAGATTGAGGAATACTGCAATTTGTGGCTGGACTGGATAAGGAGTAATCATGTAGTAACTGAGCCCGAATGCTGTTCAGTTTGGAGGAATATTCTAAAGCACTGGAGCGAATCCCCTTCAACTATAAAAAGACTGTTACGAAAGCAAGGTCTAAAGTTTCCAGCTCACACAAGTAGTGGACATATCCAAGTATGTGCGCCTAATGAAACCTTTATTCCTGATGACCTTTCATTGAAAGAGTTATTCAAAGAAGCTTCTACAAAGGTCAAATTTGCTTGGCATCCTAACCCTTCAGACCCGAAGATACCATTGGACTTATTGTTCTCAATGTATGAGTCTCTTGGAGCTCGAAAACTATCAGAAGCTGTAGAGAAAAAGGAGGCGTCTGTTTCAAGTGACAACTATTTGCACAGGCTTCAAGCAGGAGAGGGTTTGTTCAGAAAAGGCTTGTATATAATTATCCTTGGATATCTTGCATATCCGTCCTTCAAATTGTCAGCAGATAGAAGGCATCAAATTGTGAGAACTCTTTTGGAGTCTCTAGCTTGTGAAGCCGCTAAACCCTTTACAGTTATGTACACTCTGACAATAATAACTGAAGATGGTGAGACAGAGCACATTACAGTGGCTGCACAATCCTGTGTGCGTTGGGAAAAAGACAGCAAGAGGATCTTGATACAGAAATCTGATCCACACAACCAAAAGGAAAAATGGTGCTTGGCAACTGAATTTGCTGAGGTAATTTCAAAAGGTCTATTATCAGAACATCCAGATCTTGTGGCAGGTTTATGTGAGATGTTGAAGCTTGGGTGCATGGTAGGATTTGTTACTGATGTAGTCAATGCTATGCTCCAGCAAAAAAACCTCCTAATTTTTAAAGAAGATGAGAGTTTCCTTTCAGGATTTTTCCCAATTGAAGACCCTCTTGGGCAATATCAACCAAGAAGACAACAGGAATCTGCAAGGAAACGGTCTGGGACATCGGCTGGGCAGGCTAGGTCACCGCAGAATTTTGGCACATCAGCTGGGCCAGCTACGTCAGCATGGCAGTTTTCACCAGATTTTATAGAAGGATGGGaaaaaagagtgcaaatttttagGCAAGCAATTGAAAATATGAAATACTGCACACCTGCTTCTTTGAAGAGTAAGCTGGTCAAAATGTTATTCCCTTCACAATCATCAGATAAAGGGCAGCCAGAAACCAGTTCAGGGTTCCATCTTATGAAGGTTGCAGGGGATGCCTGCTTGAAAATTCTCACTGTTTCAGAAGTTCTGGGCGCCAATGAAAGCTGCCAAATGGTGCCATTTAAACTGGAAAATTTACTGGGTGATGAAGTTTTAGAATTAGGTAAACGCTTTGGCAGAGGTGGAACTACCCAGAAACCTCATGTTGCTGCTGATGGTGTTGATCAATGTGATTTTGAGATGCTGAAGGCCATTGCAGGAGCAGCCGCTTTGAAGTTCTTAAGAGGAAAAAACTAA